The following proteins are co-located in the Halarcobacter sp. genome:
- a CDS encoding cache domain-containing protein, with protein sequence MKIFDSHINRYIFILLNFAAITLSFFFYKLTQIDKDDNLLSQLENGLTTTRYLFEEQKRYALSLSILLSQDQELKNSFLKKDRKESFKIVNKKISLLKKLQDSNFDVQIHNKDLTTYIRSWDFTKKDIPLESFRQGVVKVSKEKKPLVSIELGKRLNIKAISPIFKDNEQIGSIEVIIGFDYLENELKQKGYETFILLENKYLKIADTLIENEKIQNYTLVNDNNKNTNLLKKFDLKKLKDYGYFTSEKKAFSYFSIYSLTREKLGYIVIALSNDDNVIIDNSYEKQRVIDKSGIIIE encoded by the coding sequence TTGAAAATATTTGATTCACATATAAATCGTTATATTTTTATATTATTAAATTTTGCAGCTATTACTCTCTCATTTTTTTTCTATAAACTAACCCAAATAGATAAAGATGACAATCTATTATCTCAATTGGAAAATGGTTTAACTACAACTAGATATCTATTTGAAGAACAGAAGCGTTATGCTTTATCTTTATCAATATTATTATCCCAAGATCAAGAATTAAAAAACAGTTTTCTTAAAAAAGATAGAAAAGAAAGTTTTAAAATAGTAAATAAAAAGATTAGCCTACTTAAAAAACTTCAAGATAGTAATTTTGATGTACAGATACATAATAAAGATTTGACTACTTATATTAGAAGTTGGGATTTTACAAAAAAAGATATTCCTCTAGAATCTTTTAGGCAAGGTGTAGTAAAAGTATCTAAAGAAAAAAAACCTTTAGTGTCAATTGAATTAGGTAAACGTTTAAATATAAAAGCAATCTCTCCTATTTTTAAAGATAATGAACAAATTGGTTCTATTGAAGTGATTATAGGATTTGATTATTTAGAAAATGAATTAAAACAAAAAGGATACGAAACTTTTATTCTTTTAGAAAATAAATATTTAAAAATAGCAGACACTTTAATAGAAAATGAAAAAATTCAAAACTATACTTTAGTAAACGATAATAATAAAAATACTAATTTACTAAAAAAATTTGATTTAAAAAAATTAAAAGATTATGGTTATTTCACAAGTGAAAAAAAAGCATTTAGTTATTTTTCTATCTATTCATTAACAAGAGAAAAATTAGGCTATATAGTAATTGCCTTATCAAATGATGATAATGTAATAATAGACAACTCTTATGAAAAACAAAGAGTAATAGATAAAAGTGGGATTATAATAGAATGA
- a CDS encoding HAMP domain-containing sensor histidine kinase, with protein sequence MQELISKNHLTKLSLAYTLLIIILIFIPAYFYMQSEIQSYKYNQKYQLEYQGLNIQRAIYDFNNSKNDIFYFPKSFNYDAYLYDKNNNLIYSTTNKNLDNKNTISKKYILNTNRLNAQSLILIKELNLNEIYLKISILTISIGIFIFISAYIILKQTITPYKKANKYLDRFFNDAMHEIKTPLGVLQLNLELLEEKDKNSNEVKRSLNAVKSLLLTYEDIEYLIKQKRVSYSKEIINFSVFLKHRIDMFESLAYSKKIQIEQNIQDYINIEINRIELQRIIDNTISNAIKYSNENSKIIIKLYKKINIFFSVEDFGIGITNTEKIFNRYHREESIKGGFGVGLNIVKNICEKNSINIKVESKKNKGSKFIYITS encoded by the coding sequence TTGCAAGAGTTAATTAGTAAAAATCATTTAACAAAACTCTCATTAGCTTATACTTTATTAATCATTATACTAATTTTTATACCCGCTTATTTTTATATGCAAAGTGAAATTCAAAGTTATAAATATAATCAAAAATACCAATTAGAATATCAGGGACTAAATATCCAAAGAGCAATTTATGATTTTAATAACTCTAAAAATGACATATTCTATTTTCCTAAATCTTTTAATTATGACGCCTATTTATACGATAAAAACAATAATTTAATCTATTCAACAACAAATAAAAATTTAGATAATAAAAATACAATTTCAAAAAAATATATATTAAATACAAATAGATTAAATGCCCAATCATTAATTTTAATAAAAGAGTTAAATTTAAATGAAATATATTTAAAAATTTCTATACTTACAATCTCAATTGGTATTTTTATATTTATTAGTGCCTACATTATATTAAAACAGACAATAACCCCATACAAAAAGGCAAATAAATATTTAGATAGATTTTTTAATGATGCAATGCATGAGATAAAAACCCCTTTGGGTGTTTTACAATTAAACTTGGAATTACTTGAAGAGAAAGATAAAAATTCAAATGAAGTGAAAAGATCCCTTAATGCTGTAAAATCACTTTTACTAACTTATGAAGATATAGAATACTTAATAAAACAAAAAAGAGTATCTTATTCAAAAGAAATTATAAATTTTAGTGTATTTTTAAAACATAGAATAGATATGTTTGAAAGTTTAGCTTACTCAAAAAAAATTCAAATTGAACAAAATATACAAGATTATATAAATATCGAAATAAACAGAATAGAACTTCAAAGAATTATAGATAACACAATATCAAATGCAATTAAGTATTCAAATGAAAATTCAAAAATTATTATAAAACTTTATAAAAAGATAAATATCTTTTTTAGTGTTGAAGATTTTGGTATTGGTATTACTAACACAGAAAAAATATTTAATCGATATCATAGAGAAGAGAGTATCAAAGGTGGTTTTGGTGTAGGTTTAAATATTGTAAAAAATATATGTGAAAAAAATTCTATAAATATTAAAGTTGAATCTAAAAAAAACAAAGGTTCAAAGTTTATTTATATAACATCTTAA
- a CDS encoding c-type cytochrome has product MKTLLSVLIFASLACASSIPTSAPKAYPAGEVGKLVKLGEDIVNNTDTHPLTKDFVGNKLQCKSCHLKGADGKVGTGKGISSWIGTAAAFPAWSKREKTVQSLQDRSNNCFMRSMNGKRLIVDSEASMAIAAYITWLSEGTTIKMNEKGPWSVHNTKLYPKAVKHFKAIQKKATHENYLAGKDVYAKKCASCHGINGAGIPGAFPPLWGKDSNGKWLSYNTGAGMSKLDKAAAWVKSNMPLGQGGSLSDQEVADVVLYMNAQERADFDLKKGLLPREEMGHYNSKVLEEKHSVESNFKALGLDLKTIKNGK; this is encoded by the coding sequence ATGAAAACTTTACTTTCAGTACTAATATTTGCATCTTTGGCATGTGCTTCATCAATCCCAACTTCAGCTCCAAAAGCTTATCCTGCAGGAGAAGTTGGAAAACTGGTAAAACTTGGTGAGGATATTGTAAATAACACAGATACACATCCATTAACAAAGGATTTTGTAGGTAATAAATTACAATGTAAAAGTTGTCACTTAAAAGGTGCCGATGGCAAAGTAGGAACAGGAAAAGGGATCTCTAGTTGGATAGGAACAGCTGCTGCTTTCCCTGCATGGTCAAAAAGGGAAAAAACAGTTCAATCTTTACAAGATAGATCAAATAACTGTTTTATGAGAAGTATGAATGGGAAAAGACTAATTGTAGATAGTGAAGCTAGTATGGCAATAGCCGCATATATAACTTGGCTTTCAGAGGGCACAACTATTAAAATGAATGAAAAAGGTCCTTGGAGTGTTCATAATACAAAACTATATCCTAAAGCTGTAAAACATTTTAAAGCTATCCAGAAAAAAGCTACACATGAGAACTATTTAGCAGGGAAAGATGTATATGCTAAAAAATGTGCTTCATGTCATGGTATAAATGGGGCTGGTATTCCTGGTGCATTCCCTCCTTTATGGGGAAAAGATTCAAATGGAAAATGGTTATCATATAACACAGGTGCTGGTATGAGTAAACTAGATAAAGCTGCTGCATGGGTTAAATCAAATATGCCTTTAGGTCAAGGTGGAAGTTTAAGTGACCAAGAAGTTGCAGATGTTGTTTTATATATGAATGCACAAGAAAGAGCAGACTTTGATTTGAAAAAAGGTTTATTACCAAGAGAAGAGATGGGTCATTATAACTCAAAAGTTTTAGAAGAAAAACATAGCGTAGAATCTAACTTTAAAGCATTAGGATTAGATTTAAAAACAATCAAAAACGGTAAATAG
- a CDS encoding response regulator transcription factor produces the protein MNILLLEDDYDYKNSIKEYLETLNYIVDDFDNGTEAFDAIYEKNYHLLILDIRVPGLNGYEIVKKLREDKNNIPVIFITSLTDINNLSMGYELGCNDYIKKPFSPKELKYRVEQLIKSFYFTLNENRLKINEYFSYDISTMQLYKNDELVNLTKKELEIVFLLITNKNCYVSIEQLRCEVWNEKYMNEADIRVFIKNIRDKTSKDLIETKRGVGYKIARVN, from the coding sequence ATGAATATACTTTTGTTAGAAGATGATTATGATTATAAAAATAGTATCAAAGAATATTTGGAAACACTAAATTATATAGTTGATGATTTTGATAACGGAACTGAAGCATTTGATGCAATATATGAAAAAAACTATCATCTTCTTATTTTAGATATAAGAGTACCAGGTCTTAATGGTTATGAAATAGTAAAAAAACTAAGGGAAGATAAAAACAATATTCCTGTTATATTTATAACCTCTCTTACTGATATAAATAATCTAAGTATGGGATATGAATTAGGCTGTAATGATTATATAAAAAAACCTTTTTCACCTAAAGAATTAAAATACAGAGTTGAACAACTAATAAAATCTTTTTATTTCACACTAAATGAAAATAGATTAAAAATAAATGAATATTTTTCATATGATATCTCTACTATGCAATTATATAAAAACGATGAGTTAGTAAATTTAACAAAAAAAGAATTGGAGATTGTATTTTTATTGATTACAAACAAAAACTGCTATGTAAGTATAGAACAACTTAGATGTGAAGTTTGGAATGAAAAATATATGAATGAAGCAGACATCAGAGTTTTTATTAAAAATATTAGGGATAAAACTTCAAAAGACTTAATAGAAACGAAACGTGGCGTAGGATACAAAATTGCAAGAGTTAATTAG
- a CDS encoding alanyl-tRNA editing protein, giving the protein MSEKIFWLEPYRTELDSIVLAIEENTVELSQTIFYAQSGGQESDTGTINNIPVLKAEKKDDTIIYTLAYKPTFKVGDQVHTTIDWKRRYRLMKLHFAAELVLELFYKEYKEIEKIGAHISEDKSRLDFKWEENISSLLINIQNKAQELIDKDLPIQSNFSDKSKGKRFWKIDGFAEVPCGGTHLKRSSEIGKISLKRKNIGKGKERVEIFID; this is encoded by the coding sequence ATGAGTGAAAAAATATTTTGGTTAGAACCTTATAGAACAGAACTAGATTCAATAGTGTTGGCTATAGAAGAGAATACGGTAGAACTATCACAAACAATTTTTTATGCACAATCAGGTGGACAAGAAAGTGATACGGGAACTATAAATAATATACCTGTTCTAAAAGCTGAAAAAAAAGATGACACAATAATTTATACATTAGCTTATAAACCAACTTTTAAAGTGGGTGATCAGGTTCATACAACTATTGATTGGAAACGAAGATATCGACTTATGAAGCTCCATTTTGCCGCAGAATTAGTTTTGGAACTGTTTTACAAGGAATACAAAGAGATAGAAAAAATTGGGGCACATATTTCTGAAGATAAAAGTCGTCTTGATTTTAAATGGGAAGAGAATATTTCATCTTTGTTAATAAATATTCAAAATAAAGCACAAGAGTTAATAGATAAAGATTTACCAATACAAAGTAATTTTTCAGATAAGAGCAAAGGTAAGAGATTTTGGAAAATAGATGGTTTTGCAGAGGTTCCTTGTGGTGGTACACACCTAAAAAGGAGTTCTGAAATAGGTAAAATAAGTTTGAAACGTAAGAATATTGGAAAAGGTAAAGAGAGAGTTGAAATTTTTATTGACTAA
- a CDS encoding TlpA disulfide reductase family protein has translation MQFKKIAFFIISVILVVTGCDSKKDEKQETIEKKEVKFEITSQLMPKITLEKTADGIDFKELKGKVVLLNFFATWCPPCKAEIPHLINLKNKYKDNFEIIAVNMGEKNGVLSEDKKIQDFIKEYNINYNVSNHNNNFKIADMMGKVEIIPTMFLFDTTGKTVQKYVGVVPEEMMETDIKRAFRE, from the coding sequence ATGCAGTTTAAAAAAATCGCATTTTTTATAATTTCAGTTATCTTAGTGGTTACTGGATGTGATTCAAAAAAAGATGAGAAACAAGAAACTATAGAAAAAAAAGAAGTTAAGTTCGAAATAACTTCACAATTGATGCCAAAAATCACTTTAGAAAAAACAGCAGATGGGATTGATTTTAAAGAGTTAAAAGGTAAAGTTGTACTATTAAACTTTTTTGCAACTTGGTGTCCTCCATGTAAAGCCGAAATCCCCCATTTAATCAACTTAAAGAACAAATATAAAGATAACTTTGAGATTATTGCAGTTAATATGGGTGAAAAGAATGGTGTTTTATCAGAAGATAAAAAGATTCAAGATTTTATAAAAGAATATAATATAAATTATAATGTTTCAAATCACAATAATAATTTTAAAATTGCTGATATGATGGGTAAAGTTGAGATAATTCCTACAATGTTTCTTTTTGACACAACAGGTAAAACTGTACAAAAATATGTAGGAGTTGTTCCTGAAGAAATGATGGAAACAGATATAAAAAGAGCATTTAGGGAATAA
- the ftsY gene encoding signal recognition particle-docking protein FtsY, which yields MFSFFKKKEEEQELEENKILEEENNKNESKSFFGKALSKTFENIKTVVPHKKEKISFDDIEELLIEADMEYEIIEKAMDGLPDMITRKQLRHRLVMLFEHAPDVDLSNLPRPFVRLIIGVNGAGKTTTIAKLANRSKKAGESVILGAGDTFRAAAIEQLATWAQKLEVPIIKTKQGHDASAVAYDTISSAMAKNIDNVIIDTAGRLQTQTNLSNELKKIVKVCSKAMENAPHQKLMILDGTQGNTAIAQAKAFNEMVGVDGIIVTKLDGTAKGGALFSISNQLELPIFYVGIGESAEDLIEFSPDDFVDSLLDEIYTEEK from the coding sequence ATGTTTAGTTTTTTTAAGAAAAAAGAAGAAGAACAAGAGTTAGAAGAGAATAAAATTCTAGAAGAAGAAAATAATAAAAATGAATCTAAAAGTTTTTTTGGGAAAGCTTTATCAAAAACTTTTGAGAATATAAAAACTGTTGTTCCTCATAAAAAAGAGAAAATATCTTTTGATGATATTGAAGAGTTGTTAATTGAAGCAGATATGGAATATGAAATCATAGAAAAAGCTATGGATGGACTTCCTGATATGATTACAAGAAAACAATTAAGACACAGACTTGTAATGCTTTTTGAACATGCACCTGATGTGGATTTATCAAACTTACCAAGACCTTTTGTAAGACTTATAATTGGGGTAAATGGTGCAGGAAAAACAACAACAATCGCAAAACTTGCAAATAGATCTAAAAAAGCTGGAGAATCGGTAATTTTAGGTGCAGGTGATACATTTAGAGCTGCTGCAATTGAACAATTAGCTACATGGGCACAAAAACTTGAAGTTCCAATTATTAAAACTAAACAGGGTCATGATGCAAGTGCCGTGGCATATGATACTATTTCATCAGCCATGGCTAAAAATATTGATAATGTTATTATTGATACAGCAGGACGTTTACAAACACAAACAAATTTAAGTAATGAATTAAAAAAAATTGTTAAAGTTTGTTCTAAAGCTATGGAAAACGCACCTCATCAAAAACTAATGATTTTAGATGGAACACAAGGTAATACTGCAATTGCCCAAGCAAAAGCATTTAATGAAATGGTTGGAGTTGATGGTATTATAGTTACAAAACTTGATGGAACAGCAAAAGGTGGAGCACTTTTTTCTATCTCAAATCAACTAGAACTACCAATCTTTTATGTTGGTATTGGTGAAAGTGCTGAAGATTTAATAGAATTTAGTCCTGATGATTTTGTTGACTCATTATTAGATGAAATCTACACAGAAGAAAAATAG